The Rickettsia endosymbiont of Gonocerus acuteangulatus nucleotide sequence ATATTTGTGCTGATTTAATATGATTTTCGGTGTGAGAAGATAGAAGTACAATACCGCCACTATTTGCTTTCATGACAATTAAGTTATTTAGTAAATCTCTATTTTCTTTACTTAAATTAGTTTCAACTTCATCAAGCAACCATAGATCCGACTGGCAAGCAATAAGCCTTGCTAAAGCTACAACTTTCTGTAATCCACTGGATAAAGTATAGCATTTTTCATCTAATAAGTCATATAATTTAAAATAATGAATGGCAGCATCTAAAGTTTCCACTGAATTATAAATCTCTGACCAAAATTTTAGATTTTCAAAAACAGTCATCTCAAGCTTTAGACCTGAATTATGACCAATATAAGTGCAATAAGGCTTAGCAATATTGTTAATATTAAGATTTCTGTAGAAAATATTACCGTTACTTGGCTGCATAATGCCCGCTACCATGCGTAATAGCGAAGTTTTACCACAACCATTAGCTCCTTTTATATAAGTAATAGCAGAATCTAAAAAAGTAATACTTAAATTATCAAATAATTGTTTTTGATATATATTAAATTTTAATTGGTGAAATGATAGCATCTTAGTATAGCTCTAATAATACTATATCATGATTAGGATTATTTTCCAGAGATTGGCTTTCCCCGCTTATATCAGTTACGTTATTAGCAGAAGATGGCAAATTTTCATTTGCCATTTCTTCTACCGATAATAATTTAGAGAAAATTGTAGATAATATATTAGGTTTAGATTTCATGAGTTTAACTCAACTTCATCATTATCCCCAGCAAGTTCTGTATTATCCTTTTCTTGGCTGTTACCGATTCCTAATTTTTCACGAGCATTTCTTAAAGCTTCTTTATGGTCAGATGCTTCTGGATTAACAACATGGCTTACATTTATCCCTGTTGCTTCATTAACATCTTGACCAACTGCTCTACTTGCATCATCTAACTTCTCATTTACTTTTTTAGCTTCTTTTTCTGTTCTTTTTAACATATAGACCTCAATTTAAAGTTCTATAATTAGAGTAACACTTGAATCTTTTATAATCAACTAGAAAAATTTAACTAACAAATTCTCTACCGACAAATGAAATACATTTAAAATAGAACTTGGCATTAGACCGAAATAAATAATTAGTAATATTAAAGGGGAAATTGAGATTATTTCGTAACTATATAAATCTCTGAAATTAATGATTTCTTTATTAGTAACTTCGCCCAGCATAACTTCTTTATATAGCTTCAGCATATAAACAGCACCAAGAATTATACCAAGAGCTGCTAAGAAAGTTGCTATTACATTTACCTTATAAATTCCAAGTAGGCTTAAAAACTCACCGATAAATCCGCTAGTTCCTGGCAAGCCAACAGAGCCAAGCATTGCAATCATAAAAAACGTGGCAAGCACCGGCATTTTACTTGCAACACCACCATATTTAGCTATCTCTTTAGTATGTAACCTTTCATATAAAGTGCCAACTATTAAGAATAAGCAGGAAGAGATTATACCATGGCTTAACATTTGGAATAATGCCCCGCTAATTCCGCTATCAGTAAAGCTAAAAATACCTATCGTAACATAACCCATATGAGCAATAGACGAATAAGCAATCATTTTCTTCATATCTTTTTGAGCTAATGCGACAAGGGAGGCATCTATTATAGCAATAACACTAAGCCAAATTACATAAATTGCAAATTCTTGCGATGCGTTAGGTAGAAGTGGCAGTAATACCCTTAAAAAACCATAGCCACCAAGTTTTAGCAAAATACCAGCAAGAATAACTGAGCCGCTGGTAGGGGCTTGTACGTGAGCGTCAGGTAACCATGTGTGAAACGGAATCATAGGAATTTTGATGGCAAAGGCGATAAAAATAGCCCACCATAAAATTTGCTGCACATGCAAAGGGAAATTATTAGTAAATTCGCCAATATTGCTTAAATCAAAGCTGTGAATCTTACTATAAATATATATTATCGATAATAAGAAAAATACCGAACCAAAGAAAGTATATAAGAAGAATTTAACAGCCGCATATATTCTATTCTCACCGCCCCATACTCCGATAATAATATACATTGGTACTAATATTACTTCGAAAAATAAGTAGAATAATAATAAATTTATTGAGGTAAATGCCCCTATACAAAAGGATTCCATTAATAAAAAACATACCAAATATTCTTTAATATATTTTTTAACAGTAAATAAGCTCCCAATAATGCAAATAAGAGTGAGAAAGGAAGTTAAGCTTACGAAAAATATTGATATACCATCAATACCTACATGGAATTCAAGCCCAATTTTATCAAGCCAGCTATATCGTTCAACAAATTGATAAGCAGGGTTAGATGAATCAAATTCTATTAATATATATATAGTTGAGATAAATGTTAAAACACTACTCAGCACCGCAACATACATTGTATGTATTTGCTTATCGGGTTTTTTGCTTTGACTAATAAATAGCAAAATATATAGCACGCTTATTAGCGGCAAGAAGATAGTAATAGATATAATTGGTAATTCTAACATTTTTTTAAGATTTTATAAGTTTTTTGTCATTCTTAGCAATGGCAATGGCTCATATGTTATTCTCGCTTAAGGCTTGCCCACGTGGATCGAAAAACGCCCTAAGGTAGTCATCTAGTTCATAAATCACGGGATGACAGGGGAAAATAATCCACGTGGGCAAGCCTTAAGCGGTAATGACACTACACTACAACTAACCAAACAAAGTAACTAATTGTTACAACAACAAACAACACTATATATAAAGTATAATTAAAAACATATCCAGTTTGGGTTTTACCGGTTAAAGTACTAAAACAATTAACACTCCTTGCAAAACCATTCGGACCAAAACGATCAATTATTTTTTGATCACCAGAATAAAATAAACAAGCTAAGCAGTTAATAGGTTTTACTATTAAGAAATTATATAGCTCATCAAAATAATATTTATTAGTTAATATTTTGGTAAAGTAATTATCTTTACTGGATTCCCGCCTACGCGGGAATGATATAACAACATCTGATTTATATAAATAAATCCCTGCAACAATCCCTATTATTCCCACTATCATTGGT carries:
- the ccmA gene encoding heme ABC exporter ATP-binding protein CcmA, yielding MLSFHQLKFNIYQKQLFDNLSITFLDSAITYIKGANGCGKTSLLRMVAGIMQPSNGNIFYRNLNINNIAKPYCTYIGHNSGLKLEMTVFENLKFWSEIYNSVETLDAAIHYFKLYDLLDEKCYTLSSGLQKVVALARLIACQSDLWLLDEVETNLSKENRDLLNNLIVMKANSGGIVLLSSHTENHIKSAQILQLT
- a CDS encoding NADH-quinone oxidoreductase subunit M; the encoded protein is MLELPIISITIFLPLISVLYILLFISQSKKPDKQIHTMYVAVLSSVLTFISTIYILIEFDSSNPAYQFVERYSWLDKIGLEFHVGIDGISIFFVSLTSFLTLICIIGSLFTVKKYIKEYLVCFLLMESFCIGAFTSINLLLFYLFFEVILVPMYIIIGVWGGENRIYAAVKFFLYTFFGSVFFLLSIIYIYSKIHSFDLSNIGEFTNNFPLHVQQILWWAIFIAFAIKIPMIPFHTWLPDAHVQAPTSGSVILAGILLKLGGYGFLRVLLPLLPNASQEFAIYVIWLSVIAIIDASLVALAQKDMKKMIAYSSIAHMGYVTIGIFSFTDSGISGALFQMLSHGIISSCLFLIVGTLYERLHTKEIAKYGGVASKMPVLATFFMIAMLGSVGLPGTSGFIGEFLSLLGIYKVNVIATFLAALGIILGAVYMLKLYKEVMLGEVTNKEIINFRDLYSYEIISISPLILLIIYFGLMPSSILNVFHLSVENLLVKFF